One Solanum lycopersicum chromosome 2, SLM_r2.1 genomic region harbors:
- the LOC101252144 gene encoding uncharacterized protein isoform X3, which produces MTEMETDDDGEAILLEKTLIDVIFSWSFKDVLNEDLYKDKVKNIPSTFQSTAMYMKSFVFPLLEETHADLSSSFDKVANASICKILSIQEVESKRPSDKCLYNIEMERKESSGDGRAYEPETGDLFAITDVIPTCVDDLNRPTMSYIMALVQRVAYEKDYIKIQVFSSRPFWVEQGIRENHMRDSLFLVSLINTTTNTRIWNSLNLGLERQNSKVIQKILEPNFDVTGKEKCNVCLQGEVYRVCRSKILASNWLINLNDSQQEAVLNCLATKYCHHENTTKLIWGPPGTGKTKTVSALLFLLLSLNCRTVTCAPTNIAVLEVSRRALKLVVESCEFLTYGVGDIVLFGNRKRMNIDSQDELLHIFLDYRAEVLARCFTPASGWKYSLQYMITLLEDTELLYQLYSINDQQEDADAELYQKYDNNANYDSDSGNALLRKEGLKNKGDKTRRLYAQGVKDEWNKRLGHVIAKTIKLNDESQLGRGFCRNKKYSRSVPRKGSNDSHQTKARLNFDEFVTSKLNCKLEAFTFYVVNFVMHLPTSLLSVVVARDMIRAVNLLHSLSSLLLSFTFTGRSLKEVFVRNKEIERRVTGSSSDVELVKEECLKILKSLPNSFFELEDKCSIKNQILKNACLLFCTASSSFKLHETEAELLVIDEAAQLKECESTIPLQIPGLRHAIFIGDEWQLPAMVKSKVCEEAKFGRSLFERLALLRFKKYLLNLQYRMHPSISSFPNREFYQKQIIDAPNVRSTGYLKHFLQGEIYGAYSFINVACGNEEVVDGRSIRNMVEVAVVCEVVVNLFKGFTSSEKKISIGIISPYNAQIAAIKENLGTKYSTDDESEFSVDVRSVDGFQGGEKDVIIISAVRSNANRSIGFLSNSQRVNVALTRARHCLWIIGNEATLKSSGSVWKILVQDARVRGCFHDAQNDKDLVKSMAAALVDIDLLDIKIRLYSVIFEGTRWKGMSIY; this is translated from the exons ATGACTGAAATGGAAACTGACGATGATGGTGAAGCCATTCTTCTTGAAAAGACACTTATAGACGTTATCTTTTCTTGGTCTTTTAAGGATGTCCTTAACGAAGATCTTTACAAGGACAAG GTGAAGAACATCCCTTCAACATTTCAGTCCACCGCTATGTATATGAAGTCATTCGTCTTCCCTCTTTTAGAGGAAACACATGCTGATTTGTCTTCTAGCTTTGATAAAGTGGCAAATGCATCTATATGCAAAATATTGTCTATTCAGGAAGTGGAGAGTAAAAGGCCATCTGATAAATGCTTATACAATATTGAGATGGAAAGGAAAGAGAGTAGTGGTGATGGCAGAGCATATGAACCTGAGACGGGGGATCTCTTTGCCATTACAGATGTAATACCAACATGTGTCGATGATCTAAACAGACCCACAATGTCCTACATAATGGCTCTGGTTCAACGAGTGGCATATGAGAAAGATTATATCAAGATCCAGGTCTTCTCATCAAGACCCTTTTGGGTGGAACAAGGCATTAGGGAAAATCATATGAGGGACTCTTTGTTCTTGGTCTCTCTTATAAATACGACAACAAATACACGCATTTGGAATTCATTGAACTTGGGGCTGGAAAGGCAAAACTCCAAAGTTATTCAAAAAATACTGGAACCTAATTTTGATGTGACT GGTAAGGAGAAGTGTAATGTCTGTTTGCAAGGGGAAGTGTATCGAGTTTGCAGATCAAAGATCCTTGCGTCTAATTGGTTAATCAATCTTAATGATTCTCAACAAGAAGCAGTTCTGAACTGTCTTGCGACAAAGTATTGCCATCACGAGAACACGACGAAGCTAATCTGGGGTCCTCCTGGAACGGGGAAAACGAAGACAGTTAGTGCATTGTTGTTTTTACTTCTGAGTCTCAATTGTAGAACAGTAACTTGTGCTCCAACTAATATTGCAGTCTTAGAAGTATCTAGACGAGCGTTGAAGCTTGTGGTGGAATCATGTGAATTTTTGACTTATGGTGTAGGAGATATAGTTTTGTTTGGAAACAGGAAACGAATGAATATTGATAGCCAAGATGAGCTActtcatatttttcttgattatcGTGCTGAAGTTCTAGCAAGGTGCTTTACTCCTGCATCTGGCTGGAAATACTCATTGCAGTATATGATAACATTACTTGAAGACACTGAACTGTTGTACCAGCTCTATTCCATAAATGATCAACAGGAAGATGCTGATGCCGAACTTTATCAGAAGTATGATAATAATGCTAACTATGATAGTGATTCAGGGAATGCACTTCTTCGCAAAGAAGGCCTGAAAAACAAAGGTGACAAAACACGGAGGTTGTATGCTCAAGGTGTCAAAGACGAGTGGAACAAGAGACTTGGACATGTAATTGccaaaacaataaaattgaaTGATGAAAGTCAACTTGGCAGAGGGTTTTGTCGGAACAAGAAATATTCAAGGTCTGTTCCGAGAAAGGGTAGTAATGATTCTCATCAAACTAAAGCAAGgttaaattttgatgaatttgtgACAAGCAAATTAAATTGCAAACTGGAGGCTTTTACTTTCTATGTTGTTAACTTTGTCATGCACTTGCCAACTTCACTCCTGTCCGTGGTGGTGGCAAGAGACATGATCAGAGCTGTAAACTTACTTCATTCACTTAGTAGTTTATTGCTAAGTTTTACCTTTACTGGTAGAAGTTTAAAAGAAGTCTTTGTTAGAAACAAAGAAATAGAGAGACGAGTGACCGGCAGCTCTTCTGATGTAGAATTGGTTAAAGAAGAGTGCCTTAAGATACTCAAATCCCTTCCTAACAGCTTTTTTGAACTTGAAGACAAGTGttcaattaaaaatcaaattttgaaaaatgcatGCCTGCTTTTCTGTACTGCTTCAAGCTCCTTCAAATTGCATGAGACAGAGGCTGAATTGCTGGTTATTGATGAAGCTGCTCAGCTTAAAGAATGCGAGTCAACTATCCCCTTACAGATTCCTGGTCTCCGTCATGCTATATTCATAGGGGACGAGTGGCAACTGCCAGCCATGGTTAAAAGCAAG GTTTGCGAGGAGGCCAAGTTTGGGCGGAGCTTGTTTGAGAGACTGGCACTTTTGCGATTCAAGAAATACCTTCTTAATCTTCAGTATAGGATGCACCCGTCAATAAGCTCATTTCCGAACAGGGAATTCTACCAGAAACAGATTATAGATGCTCCAAATGTCAGAAGTACAGGATATCTGAAGCATTTCCTTCAAGGTGAAATTTATGGTGCTTATTCTTTTATCAATGTAGCATGTGGAAATGAGGAAGTCGTGGATGGGCGTAGCATCCGCAACATGGTAGAAGTAGCTGTggtttgtgaggtagttgtcaACCTCTTCAAAG GATTCACTTCCTCCGAGAAAAAGATTAGTATTGGTATCATATCACCCTACAATGCTCAAATTGCTGCAATTAAAGAGAACCTCGGAACTAAGTATAGCACTGACGACGAGAGTGAATTCTCTGTGGATGTACGATCTGTCGATGGTTTTCAAGGAGGTGAGAAGGATGTAATAATAATCTCAGCGGTACGCTCCAATGCTAACAGATCAATTGGTTTCCTTTCAAACAGTCAAAGGGTTAATGTAGCACTGACTAGAGCAAG GCACTGCCTCTGGATAATTGGCAATGAAGCAACATTAAAAAGCAGTGGTTCCGTTTGGAAGATACTTGTACAGGATGCCAGGGTTAGGGGCTGCTTCCATGATGCTCAGAATGATAAGGACTTGGTGAAATCTATGGCAGCTGCCTTGGTAGATATTGACCTCCTTGACATTAAAATACGCCTTTATTCAGTAATTTTTGAAGGAACAAGGTGGAAG GGCATGAGCATAtactaa